One Candidatus Symbiobacter mobilis CR genomic window, GCAGGTCGATGCGGGGGGGGTGCTTGCTCATATCGACAGTGTAGAAAAGCTGTGGCGCATAGTACGGGAACAGAAGTGGATCGTGCCAGACTACGGGTTTCGGGTTCCCTGGCAGGAACCCTTGTTGGCAGACTGGATGAAGACATGGGAGGTATAGGCATGGCGATGATTTCTTTTCCCTCGGACTGGATTGTTCCCGCGTGGCAGGCTCCGGCACAGGTGCGTGCTGTGTGCACGACGCGCGCCGGGGGCGTATCGCAGGCACCTTTTGATACGTGCAACCTCGCCGACCACGTGGGGGACGACCACGCTGCCGTCATGGCAAACCGCGCTGCGCTGCAAGGGATGATCGCGGCCAAGCCGGTGTACTTGTCGCAAGTGCATGGGTTGGAGGTGCTAACGCTGGATGCGCAAACCCCCGACGGATGCACGGCGGATGCGAGTTGGACCGCGCTGCCTGGCATGGCATGCACGGTGATGGTGGCCGACTGCCTGCCTTTGTTGTTGGCGGATCGGCAGGGGCGTTGGGTGGCGGCTGCGCACGTGGGATGGCGCGGTTTCGTCGGCAAGGACGGCGTGGGCATGGTCGATGCCAGCCTTCGCGCAGCAATGGAACGCGGCGGGTGTACTGCGCAGGATGTTGTCGCGTGGATCGGCCCCTGCATCGGGCCGGAGGCCTTCGAGGTCGGCAAGGAAGTGTGCGACGACGTCTTGGCCTACCACGCCGACGCTGCTGCGCACATGCGCCAGCTTTCCCCCGAGACTTGGCAAGTGGACTTGCCTGCACTCGTGCGCCAACGGTTGGGCGCGCTGGGGGTGACGCGCATCGATGGCAACGATTCGTCAAAGCCGTGGTGTACCTACGCCAACCCCGCGCGGTTTTATTCGTACCGGCGGGATGCTGTCTGCGGGCGCATCGCCGTGGCAGTGTGGATTTGCGACGTTGGCTACGCAGAGGCTGCCCGCAGCGTGCGTGGGGGCAGGTAGGCAACGGCTTCGGCGATGGCGCGGATGTGCTCGGGGGTCGTCCCGCAGCAGCCGCCAGCTACGTTGAGCAGCCCTTCCTGGGCAAGCTGGCCTAGCAGACGGCCTGTGTCTTCGGGCTTTTCGTCGAAGCCGGTGTCGCTCATCGGGTTGGGTAGACCGGCGTTGGGGTAGCAGCTCAAAAACACATCTGGCGCGGCGCGGTGCAGCTCTTGCAGCGAAGGGCGCATCAGCGCGGCGCCCAGCGCGCAATTCAGCCCCACGCACAGGGGGCGTGCGTGGCGCACGCTGTACCAAAAGGCGGAGACGGTCTGCCCGCTCAGGATGCGGCCGGAGGCATCGGTCACGGTGCCACTCAGCAGCACGGGCAGGCGCTCCCCGCATTCCTCCCAGCATTCCTCGATCGCAAAGATCGCTGCCTTGGCATTGAGCGTATCGAAGATGGTTTCGATCAGCAGCGCATCGACCCCACCTTGCACCAGGGCACGCGCCTGTTCCAGGTAGGCCTGGCGCAGTTCTTCAAAGGTGATGTTGCGTGTGGCGGGGTCGTTGACATCAGGACTGATGCTCGCAGTCTTGGGCGTAGGCCCGATGGCGCCGAGTACGAAGCGGGGCCGTTGCGGCGTAGAGAACCGGTCGCGCTGCTCGCACGCCAGGCGCGCAGCGGCAAGGTTCATCTCTATCGCCAGGTGGGCCAGCCCGTAGTCGCCCTGGGCAATCGACGTCGCGCCGAAGGTATTGGTTTCGATCAGGTCGGCACCGCTCTCCAAGTACTGGGCGTGGATCGCGGCGATGACATGGGGCTGGGTCAGGTTTAGCAACTCATTGTTGCCTTGCACGGCGCCAGCCCAATCACGCAGCAATTCCCCCCGAAATTGGGTTTCGTCGAGCTTCTGCCGCTGGATCATGGTGCCCATCGCGCCATCCAAAACCAGGATGCGCTGCTGGAGCAACTCGGGCAATGGTGTTGCGCGGGTATAGGGGGGAAAAAGGTGGTTTGGCATCCGGGGCATGGTAGGAGGTGGGGGGTGATGGGGTTGGTGGGGCTGGGGGCATCATGGAGGCTGCTGGATGGTAGTGGACGGGGTTTGTGCCCGGCGGTCACGTTCACCGGAATATGCAGTTGATGCAGCGCAAAGGCCAGCCGGGCTGGACGGCTGATGCCGTTGCACGCATCTGCGTCGAGCAGATCACAATGCGCGCAGTGATGGATGCCGAACGTGTACTGGGGAATGAGGTGCTCGACGTGTCGGCACAGAAGTGCGGCTGGGACGTGACCAGCATCCCCAAGGCTCTCGACGGTCGTCTGCCAACGTCCCGCCACATCGAAGTCAAGGGCCGCGCCAAAGGCCAGACCACGATCACGGTCACGCGCAACGAAATCCTCTACGGTCTGAATCAGGCCGGCAAATTCATCCTGGCCATCGTGATCGTCGACGGTGAACAGTACGAAGGGCCGTTCTACATTCGTCAGCCCTTTGCGCAGGAGCCGGATTGGGCTGTGTACAGCAGCAACCTGGATATCGCTCAACTCTTGAACAAGGCCAAAAAGGTTGGAGAAGAAAGATGAAAATCAAGGAACTATATCTACAAAATTTCCGCTCGTTTTCGGTAGCTCATATCAAATTTGACCCTTTCCTGACGGTTATCGTTGGAGAAAACGGCATCGGCAAAACTTCCATTCTGGATGCAATCGCCATAGCCTTTGGCCGGTTGCTGACCAAATTACCAAAAATCAAGGGTGTGTCATTCAAGGATACTGATCTACGAATGTTGGAAAATGAAAAGCGTTCACCATTCGTTCATTACTGGATACATGTAAACGGCTTTTCCGGTGAATATATTCAATGGTCGAATGGAAAAAAACGGGATTCTTCGGACAAGACAATCAAGGAAATTATTTCGTCAATTCTTGATCTTGAAAGATTCAATGCGGGCTACAAACAAATCGACAAATTTGCGGACAGCCTCATTGATAAACATAATGGCAATGAAGGTTATTCCATGCCTGTTATTGCGTATTATGGAACAAATCGCGCTATCCTTGATGAGGTGCAGCGCAGAAGAAATTTTCGCAAGGAATATTCGCGGTTTGAAAGCCTGGTATCGGCGCTCAATCCTAACGCAGGGTTCAAGGAGGTTTTTGAATGGTTTAACGCCATGGAGGATATGGAGCGTCGTAAACAGATGGAATATAAGAACTTTGGTTATACATTGCCCGAGCTGAATGCGGTCCGGAAGGCCATCGAATCCATGCTGCCAGGATTCAGTCGCCCTCGAACGGAAATTCGCCCTCTCAGGTTCGTCATAGACAGAACACTTGATGACGGAAGCAAGCTCACACTCCGAATTGGCCAGTTGAGTGATGGCTACCGCGTCATGTTGGGTTTGGTTATGGACTTGGCAAGACGATTAGCACAGGCCAATCCACCTTATGAGTACGACACAGGAGTAGGCAGAGATAGTACTGACCCACTGGATTCACCTGCCATCGTACTGATAGATGAAGTGGATTTGCACCTACATCCGAAATGGCAGCAGCGGGTACTAGGCGATCTGCGACGCACATTCAGGAATACGCAATTCATCGTTACCACCCACAGTCCCCAGGTACTAACCACAATCCCTTCCGAATGCATTCGGATACTGAAAGACAACCAGATTTATTCCGCACCGCCCGGAACGGAAGGAGCGGAACCAGAGCGCATGCTCAAGCAGGTGCTGGGTGTACATGAAGTGCGCCCCCCCGCCAATCCAGCGACTCAGGAGCTGAAGGAATATCTCGCCTTGGTCGACAAAGACCAATGGAATTCTCCGCACGCCCTGGAATTGCGTGAAAAGCTAAATGCCCGTTACCAAGGCAACGAGCCAGCATTGTTGGAAGCTGATTTACGTATCGAAAACCGCAAGTGGGAGCTGGGAATATGAAACGGGTGCGCAGACAGCCAGAGCCTATCCAGCTCACCAACTATCGTCATGCCAACCCATTCTGCACTTGGCAACAAATGCGGGACGATGCAATGCACGATGGTCCGGCTGCCTACGAAGAAAGCCGGAAAAAACTGATCGCAGGCCAAGGTGGAATTTGTGCATTCTGTGAAATCGATATCTGTGATAACGATCCGCTGCAATGCAGGGTGGAGCACTTCCATCCCAAGTCTGATATTACTCAGGCGCACAACTGGGCCTTGGACTGGAATAACTTATTGGCCGTTTGCGCGGGCGGCTCTTACAGGTTTGCGTCTGCGCCCTATGTCCATGAGCCATTGGCTGAAAACCTAAGCTGCGACACCCACAAGAACCGAATGATCCAGGTAGGGAGGCTGCAAGAACAATGCGAAGGATGGATTCTTGACCCTGCTGCAATCCCAGCATTCCCCAGTCTTTTCCGTCTGGAAATGAGTACTGGACGACTTCTGCCCGACCCCGACCACTGTGCTGTCCTGCCCATCTGGCCTGGTAATCGTCATGCTGACGTGCCAACCCTGGTACAACACACGATAGATATGCTCAATCTCAACTGTGACCGACTTTGCAATGCAAGGCTGACCATCATCAGAGATATCGAGCGCAACAAGAAAAAGCAACGTATGGCAGGATTTGCTGCGCACCAGGGCTTGGGCAACTTGGCCGCCCATTACCTGCGCCAACGCTGGCCGGGATTCTTTTCCACTATCCGTTTGTGCCTCGGTACAGCCGCCGAAACGTATTTGGCAAACCTTGGCTATCAGGGCTGATCGTGATTCCCATCAAAACCCCCAAAAAACTCATCGAAGTTGCTCTCCCGCTTGATGCCATCAACGTTGCCGCTGCGCGGGAAAAGTCCATTCGCCACGGCCCCCCGTCCACGCTGCACCTCTGGTGGGCGCGGCGGCCGCTGGCAGCGGCACGGGCGGTGATCTTTGCGCAGATGGTCAATGACCCCGGCTACAAGCGCCACCTGGGGCGCGGGGTGAACAAGGAATAAGCTGCCATCGAGCGGGAACGTCTGTTCCAACTCATGGAAGACTTGGTGCAGTGGGAGAACACGAACAACGAAGAGGTGCTGAAGCGTGCCCGCACCGAGATCCGCCGCTCGTGGCGCTAGACCTGCGAACTCAACAAGAACCACCTCCATGCGGCTGCGTTATTCAACCCGGACAAACTGCCCGCCTTCCATGATCCCTTTGCCGGTGGGGGCGCGCTGCCTTTGGAGGCGCAGCGCCTAGGGCTGGAGAGCTACGCCAGCGACCTGAACCCCGTAGCGGTGATCATCAACAAGGCGATGATCGAAATTCCGCCGCGCTTTGCGGGCCGTGCGCCGGTGGGGCCAGTGGTTTGGGAACCCTCTACCTCTGGGCTACCGTATGCACACAATTTTTGAATTCCCCCTCGTTCCCACGCTCCAGCGTGGGAACGAGCGGAAAAGGCGCAATGGCTGCTGGCTACGATGCGCGCCTATGTCCAACGTGCGTTGATGCGCTTGTGCCAATTGCATGCCGCAGCGGACGTACAGGATTTGCGCTTGCCCCCATCGAACCGGCTGGAGTTGTTGAGCGGCGACCGCAAAGACCAATGGAGCATCCGCGTCAACAACCAGTGGCGCATATGCTTCCGGTTTGAGGACGGCAATGCGTACGACGTGGATATCGTGGACTACCACTGAGGAGCTAACACCATGAAAAATTTGGACAATGGACTTCCCGCCATTCACCCAGGGGAATTTCTGCACGAAATACTTGTTGCGCTGAGGCTGACACAGACCACCTTTGCCGAAGCCATTGGTGTCTCGCCCATGCGCGTGTCGCACCTGCTCAGAGGCCAGCGCCCTGTCACAGCAGAACTTGCGCTGCGCCTGGGTCGCGCACTGGGGCAAACGCCGCAGTACTGGCTCAACCTGCAGTCGGCTTACGATTTGAAGATCGCGCAGGTGGCGTTGAAAGACAGCCTGAAAGACGTGCGGGTGCTGGAAGCAGCCTGAATGCATGAGCAATCTTGCGCCCGTTAACTCGAACGACCCCAGCGCATGGTGCTCGCTCACACCTGCCACGAAGCATCTGATTGATTTGATTGGCATGAACCCCAGGCCTCGCCGACTGACACCATACGAGATCGAATTGCTGCTGCAGAGCAAGCGTGAACTGGCCGAGCAAGCCTTTGCAACGCCCACGGACGCATCCACACACAAGCTCGTACCTGCAGTGTGAGTTCGTTCATTCCGCTTTCCCATCACATATCAAAATTGCCCTGAGCGCCCACCACGCCATGCATCCTTCCCACACCGTCACCATCGAGCTGGCCGACCGCAGCTACCCCATCGTGATCTCCTCGGGGTTGCTGGACGATCCGTCGAGCTTTGCGCATCTTCCTTCGGCCAGTGCGGCGGTCATCGTCACCAACACCACTGTTGGCCCGCTTTATGGTCAGCGGCTGGAGCGTGCGCTGGGGCCGCAGTTTCCCGTGGTGCATACCGTCACCCTGCCCGATGGCGAGCAATACAAAACGTGGGACAGCATCGCAGCGATCTTCGATGTGATGCTGCGAAACGCCTGCGATCGCAGCACCGTGCTGTTCGCGCTGGGCGGCGGCGTGGTGGGGGACATCACCGGCTTTGCCGCTGCGTGCTACATGCGTGGGGTGCCTTTCGTCCAGGTGCCGACGACGTTGTTGGCGCAGGTCGATTCCTCCGTCGGGGGGAAGACCGGGGTGAATCATCCCCTGGGCAAGAACATGATCGGCGCGTTCTACCAGCCAGTGCGCGTCGTCTGCGACTTGGACACGCTCGCGACCTTGCCACAACGTGAGCTGGCTGCAGGGCTATCCGAGGTCATCAAATATGGCCCGATTGCCGATGCGGTGTTTCTGGACTGGATCGAGCAGAACCTGGATGCGCTGGTGTCCCGCTCCCCGCAAGCCTTGGCCTATGCTGTGCGGCGCAGTTGCGAGCTGAAGGCGCAAGTGGTGGGGCAGGACGAGCGCGAATCGGGCCTGCGCGCAATCCTGAACTTTGGTCACACCTTTGCCCACGCCATCGAAGCGGGGATGGGCTACGGCGCGTGGCTGCACGGGGAAGCCGTGGGCAGTGGGATGGTGCAGGCCGTGCGCTTGTCGCATCGGCTGGGGTACGTGGACGAGCGCTTTGTCACTCGGCTGACGGAGATGGTGCAGCGGGCGGGCCTGCCTACGGCGCTGCCCGTGCTCGACGAGGCAGACAACGCTGGGCGCTACCTGGAACTGATGCGCCGCGACAAAAAAGCTGCCGGGGGCGCGATTCGCTTTGTGCTCATCGAGCGGCCCGGCTGTGCTGTGGTGCGGCAAGCGCCGGACGCAGCGGTGCGTGCGGTGCTTGGGGGCTCGTGATTACGGCGCTTGCCGTTCCGAACTGAGGTTGACGGTGTAGCCGCTACGCCGCAACAAGGCGTTTTTGCGGGCTTCTGCCAAGTCGTTGTCGACCATTTCCTGGATCAGTACCTCAATGGGAATGTCCGGCGTCCACCCGAGTTTTTCGCGGGCGAGGGTGGGGTCGCCCAGCAGGGTTTCTACCTCGGTGGGGCGGTAGTAGCGGGTGTCTACGCGCACGACGGGGCGGTCGTTCCAGTACCCCACTTCGTCTACGCCGTTGCCTTC contains:
- the pgeF gene encoding peptidoglycan editing factor PgeF codes for the protein MAMISFPSDWIVPAWQAPAQVRAVCTTRAGGVSQAPFDTCNLADHVGDDHAAVMANRAALQGMIAAKPVYLSQVHGLEVLTLDAQTPDGCTADASWTALPGMACTVMVADCLPLLLADRQGRWVAAAHVGWRGFVGKDGVGMVDASLRAAMERGGCTAQDVVAWIGPCIGPEAFEVGKEVCDDVLAYHADAAAHMRQLSPETWQVDLPALVRQRLGALGVTRIDGNDSSKPWCTYANPARFYSYRRDAVCGRIAVAVWICDVGYAEAARSVRGGR
- a CDS encoding homocysteine S-methyltransferase family protein, which codes for MPNHLFPPYTRATPLPELLQQRILVLDGAMGTMIQRQKLDETQFRGELLRDWAGAVQGNNELLNLTQPHVIAAIHAQYLESGADLIETNTFGATSIAQGDYGLAHLAIEMNLAAARLACEQRDRFSTPQRPRFVLGAIGPTPKTASISPDVNDPATRNITFEELRQAYLEQARALVQGGVDALLIETIFDTLNAKAAIFAIEECWEECGERLPVLLSGTVTDASGRILSGQTVSAFWYSVRHARPLCVGLNCALGAALMRPSLQELHRAAPDVFLSCYPNAGLPNPMSDTGFDEKPEDTGRLLGQLAQEGLLNVAGGCCGTTPEHIRAIAEAVAYLPPRTLRAASA
- a CDS encoding DUF3883 domain-containing protein; the encoded protein is MQRKGQPGWTADAVARICVEQITMRAVMDAERVLGNEVLDVSAQKCGWDVTSIPKALDGRLPTSRHIEVKGRAKGQTTITVTRNEILYGLNQAGKFILAIVIVDGEQYEGPFYIRQPFAQEPDWAVYSSNLDIAQLLNKAKKVGEER
- a CDS encoding AAA family ATPase; translation: MKIKELYLQNFRSFSVAHIKFDPFLTVIVGENGIGKTSILDAIAIAFGRLLTKLPKIKGVSFKDTDLRMLENEKRSPFVHYWIHVNGFSGEYIQWSNGKKRDSSDKTIKEIISSILDLERFNAGYKQIDKFADSLIDKHNGNEGYSMPVIAYYGTNRAILDEVQRRRNFRKEYSRFESLVSALNPNAGFKEVFEWFNAMEDMERRKQMEYKNFGYTLPELNAVRKAIESMLPGFSRPRTEIRPLRFVIDRTLDDGSKLTLRIGQLSDGYRVMLGLVMDLARRLAQANPPYEYDTGVGRDSTDPLDSPAIVLIDEVDLHLHPKWQQRVLGDLRRTFRNTQFIVTTHSPQVLTTIPSECIRILKDNQIYSAPPGTEGAEPERMLKQVLGVHEVRPPANPATQELKEYLALVDKDQWNSPHALELREKLNARYQGNEPALLEADLRIENRKWELGI
- a CDS encoding retron system putative HNH endonuclease: MKRVRRQPEPIQLTNYRHANPFCTWQQMRDDAMHDGPAAYEESRKKLIAGQGGICAFCEIDICDNDPLQCRVEHFHPKSDITQAHNWALDWNNLLAVCAGGSYRFASAPYVHEPLAENLSCDTHKNRMIQVGRLQEQCEGWILDPAAIPAFPSLFRLEMSTGRLLPDPDHCAVLPIWPGNRHADVPTLVQHTIDMLNLNCDRLCNARLTIIRDIERNKKKQRMAGFAAHQGLGNLAAHYLRQRWPGFFSTIRLCLGTAAETYLANLGYQG
- a CDS encoding DUF1156 domain-containing protein; the encoded protein is MIPIKTPKKLIEVALPLDAINVAAAREKSIRHGPPSTLHLWWARRPLAAARAVIFAQMVNDPGYKRHLGRGVNKE
- a CDS encoding DNA adenine methylase — encoded protein: MPAFHDPFAGGGALPLEAQRLGLESYASDLNPVAVIINKAMIEIPPRFAGRAPVGPVVWEPSTSGLPYAHNF
- a CDS encoding type II toxin-antitoxin system RelE/ParE family toxin — protein: MRAYVQRALMRLCQLHAAADVQDLRLPPSNRLELLSGDRKDQWSIRVNNQWRICFRFEDGNAYDVDIVDYH
- a CDS encoding HigA family addiction module antitoxin, giving the protein MKNLDNGLPAIHPGEFLHEILVALRLTQTTFAEAIGVSPMRVSHLLRGQRPVTAELALRLGRALGQTPQYWLNLQSAYDLKIAQVALKDSLKDVRVLEAA
- the aroB gene encoding 3-dehydroquinate synthase, whose protein sequence is MHPSHTVTIELADRSYPIVISSGLLDDPSSFAHLPSASAAVIVTNTTVGPLYGQRLERALGPQFPVVHTVTLPDGEQYKTWDSIAAIFDVMLRNACDRSTVLFALGGGVVGDITGFAAACYMRGVPFVQVPTTLLAQVDSSVGGKTGVNHPLGKNMIGAFYQPVRVVCDLDTLATLPQRELAAGLSEVIKYGPIADAVFLDWIEQNLDALVSRSPQALAYAVRRSCELKAQVVGQDERESGLRAILNFGHTFAHAIEAGMGYGAWLHGEAVGSGMVQAVRLSHRLGYVDERFVTRLTEMVQRAGLPTALPVLDEADNAGRYLELMRRDKKAAGGAIRFVLIERPGCAVVRQAPDAAVRAVLGGS